Proteins co-encoded in one Xiphophorus couchianus chromosome 3, X_couchianus-1.0, whole genome shotgun sequence genomic window:
- the adamts16 gene encoding A disintegrin and metalloproteinase with thrombospondin motifs 16: protein MALLRLFHAADITLTRWLILCFICFVTSSKSVLLNNGADRAGYQGASAVLRSLNLPLHTEYEIVTPYEVNHQGVYISHEIAHHKRRRRRRSLTSGAEHPDTGRSREAVHFQLRGLGQDFHLELREASESLMAPGFTVQVLGRNGTKSLRVYHQDDHCFYQGSLRSRVNSSVALSTCLGMSGFIRTQDTDYFLRPVSRSLAEKENFTAPVSHHPHILYRRDGNSWSKQSYHKLQKRSTDASHHKPHRSFLSSTEPTYRAYKGDQYRPPIKQKSDIHINPGEKINGMSHGDRLKHRESSRHHRDYRHGERQRQHFCGRRKKYMPKPPQEDVFILPDEYKIVHRNKRAVLMKDQPNQKLNVEMLVVVDKKMMDNHGHSNITTYVLTVLNMVSSLFKDGTIGGNINIVIVGLVLLDEEQDGLVINHHADHTLNSFCHWQSTLGGREGRHHDHAILLTGLDICSWKNEPCDTLGFAPISGMCSKYRSCTVNEDTGLGLAFTIAHESGHNFGMVHDGEGNVCKKSEGNIMSPTLAGHNGIFSWSPCSRQYLSRFLNTAQAFCLSDEPKAVKEYRYPEKLPGELYDADTQCKWQFGEKAKLCTLDFKKDICKALWCHRVGRKCETKFMPAAEGSACGPNMWCRRGHCVKQGDEGPRPQHGHWSEWSSWSTCSRSCESGVTYRERQCNNPRPTNGGKFCDGSTRSYKLCNTVDCPTNTADYRAKQCAEFNSRQFRGWYYTWRPYTRVDDQDICKLYCLAEGYDFFFALASKVRDGTLCSKDSSNVCIDGLCERVGCDRVLGSAAVPDACGVCKGDNSTCKIYNGQYTKQHYTNQYYGVVTIPAGARSIRVMEMNTSSSYLAVRDTQRHYYLNGRWTVDWPGRHPIAGTTFEYKRPYNRPESLISAGPTNETLVVEVLLQGWNPGIRWEYSLHKIDEKTAKNHIKYSYTWAIVRSHCSATCAGGQMNTKAACYKDLRVQVNVTYCSPRTRPGIGTIPCNTHPCPASWSAGKWGACSQSCGGGEQTRQVQCVQKTSQTNAETLADSQCPHSAPATRQTCNTHSCPPVWSAGPWSQCSPKCGHGLKKRSVLCTSSNPGAQTHTLPDSECAGLQKPATQESCFIKRCQKQRKTQWFVSTWQECSATCGRGYQARFIKCAEKNTAGKYRELTAKKCHHVPKPKVELQRPCILAECPTRTTPPLYRWRTPHHLYPPQPLPQAAPSPEWDSSPWSHCSVTCGGGVQVRTVQCQIQGKPAIGCVLHLRPSLSQACNTNFCPQPEKKDVACRDYFNWCYLVPQHGVCNHKFYGKQCCHSCSNSNL, encoded by the exons ATGGCTTTGTTGCGCCTTTTTCATGCAGCAGATATAACCCTGACGCGGTGGCTGATTTTGTGCTTCATCTGCTTTGTCACATCGAGCAAA AGCGTGCTTCTGAATAATGGTGCAGACCGTGCAGGATATCAAGGTGCCTCGGCGGTTCTACGGTCGCTTAATTTGCCTCTCCACACAG AATATGAAATAGTAACCCCATATGAGGTTAACCACCAAGGTGTGTACATCTCTCATGAAATCGCCCATCATAAGCGTAGAAGACGACGTCGATCCCTGACTTCAGGTGCAGAACATCCAGACACTGGACGCAGCCGCGAAGCAGTCCACTTCCAGCTCAGGGGCTTGGGCCAGGATTTCCACTTGGAGTTGAGGGAGGCTTCGGAGAGCCTGATGGCACCTGGCTTCACTGTTCAGGTCCTGGGAAGAAACGGCACAAAGAGCCTGAGGGTTTACCACCAAGACGACCACTGCTTTTACCAGGGGTCGCTGAGGTCAAGGGTCAACTCCTCAGTGGCACTGTCCACATGCCTGGGAATG TCAGGTTTTATCCGAACGCAGGATACAGACTACTTTCTAAGACCAGTGTCACGTAGCCTGGCAGAGAAGGAGAACTTCACCGCTCCCGTCAGTCACCACCCACACATCCTCTACAGGAGAGATGGAAACTCCTGGTCGAAGCAGAGCTATCACAAGCTGCAGAAGAGATCCACTGATGCATCTCATCACAAACCACACAGAAGCTTCCTCTCCTCAACAGAACCCACCTACAGGGCATATAAAGGAGATCAATACAGACCACCCATAAAGCAAAAAAGTGACATCCACATAAACCCGGGTGAGAAAATTAACGGCATGAGTCATGGAGACCGACTGAAGCATCGAGAAAGCAGCCGTCACCACAGAGATTACAGACACGGAGAGAGGCAGAGGCAACACTTCTGTGGCAGAAGGAAGAAAT atatGCCTAAACCTCCACAGGAGGACGTTTTTATCCTTCCAGATGAGTATAAGATTGTCCACAGGAACAAGCGGGCAGTGCTGATGAAGGATCAACCCAATCAGAAGCTCAATGTGGAGATGCTGGTTGTAGTTGACAAAAAGATGATGGACAACCACGGCCATTCGAACATCACTACATATGTTCTTACTGTGCTTAACATG GTTTCCAGTCTATTCAAAGATGGCACTATAGGAGGCAATATAAACATAGTTATAGTGGGTCTCGTTCTCTTGGATGAAGAGCAG GATGGCTTGGTAATCAATCACCATGCTGACCACACTTTAAACAGCTTTTGCCACTGGCAGTCAACTCTTGGGGGCAGAGAAGGCCGACACCACGATCATGCCATCCTTCTTACAGGACTTGACATCTGCTCTTGGAAGAATGAGCCCTGCGATACCCTTG GCTTTGCTCCAATAAGTGGGATGTGCAGCAAGTACCGCAGTTGTACCGTTAATGAGGACACTGGCCTGGGTCTGGCCTTCACCATTGCACATGAATCGGGACACAA CTTTGGAATGGTCCATGACGGTGAGGGCAACGTTTGTAAAAAGTCAGAGGGCAACATTATGTCTCCAACATTAGCCGGTCACAATGGTATCTTCTCTTGGTCTCCTTGCAGTCGCCAGTATCTCAGTCGCTTTCTGAA CACTGCCCAGGCTTTCTGCCTGTCAGACGAACCCAAAGCAGTCAAGGAATACCGGTACCCAGAAAAGTTGCCAGGCGAACTGTACGATGCAGACACACAGTGCAAATGGCAGTTTGGAGAGAAGGCCAAACTCTGCACCCTGGATTTCAAGAAG GATATCTGCAAGGCTCTCTGGTGCCATCGCGTTGGGAGGAAATGTGAAACCAAATTCATGCCAGCTGCTGAAGGTTCTGCCTGTGGCCCCAATATG TGGTGTCGTAGAGGTCACTGTGTAAAGCAGGGCGATGAAGGCCCCAGACCTCAGCATGGGCATTGGTCAGAGTGGTCATCATGGTCTACATGCTCTCGAAGCTGTGAAAGTGGTGTGACCTATCGAGAGAGGCAGTGTAACAACCCCAG ACCTACCAATGGTGGGAAGTTCTGTGATGGCTCCACTAGATCATACAAACTTTGCAACACTGTGGATTGTCCAACCAACACTGCTGATTACAGAGCAAAACAGTGTGCTGAATTTAACAGCAGGCAGTTCAGAGGATGGTACTACACCTGGAGACCGTACACTAGAGTGGATG ATCAAGACATATGCAAGCTTTACTGCCTTGCTGAGGGCTATGATTTCTTCTTTGCCCTGGCCAGCAAAGTTAGGGATGGGACACTTTGTTCAAAGGATAGCTCCAATGTCTGTATTGATGGGTTGTGTGAG AGAGTGGGGTGTGACCGTGTCTTGGGCTCAGCAGCTGTGCCTGATGCTTGTGGTGTGTGTAAAGGAGACAACTCCACCTGCAAGATCTATAACGGACAGTACACAAAGCAGCATTATACTAACC agtACTATGGGGTCGTCACCATCCCAGCAGGAGCTCGGAGTATCCGTGTCATGGAAATGAATACTTCCAGCTCCTACTTAGCTGTCAGAGACACCCAGAGACACTACTATCTCAATGGTCGCTGGACAGTGGACTGGCCAGGTCGCCACCCTATTGCTGGAACAACTTTTGAGTACAAGAGACCATATAACAGACCAGAGAGTCTCATATCAGCAGGACCAACAAATGAGACACTGGTGGTTGAG GTATTGCTGCAGGGCTGGAATCCTGGAATACGTTGGGAATATTCTCTACACAAAATAGATGAAAAAACGGCTAAGAACCACATTAAATACAGCTATACATGGGCTATAGTACGCTCCCACTGCTCAGCAACTTGCGCTGGAG GACAAATGAACACCAAGGCAGCATGCTACAAAGACTTGAGAGTGCAGGTTAATGTGACGTACTGCAGTCCCAGAACTAGACCAGGAATTGGAACGATACCCTGCAATACCCACCCATGTCCTGCCAG CTGGTCTGCAGGGAAGTGGGGGGCATGCAGCCAGAGCTGCGGAGGAGGGGAGCAGACACGGCAGGTTCAGTGTGTCCagaaaaccagtcaaaccaATGCAGAGACCCTGGCAGATTCTCAGTGTCCACATTCAGCCCCGGCAACGAGGCAAACCTGCAACACACACAGCTGCCCACCAGTCTGGAGCGCTGGGCCATGGTCTCAG TGCTCACCCAAGTGTGGCCACGGCCTGAAGAAGAGGAGCGTGCTGTGTACGAGCAGCAACCCAGGTGCTCAGACTCACACGCTACCTGACAGCGAGTGTGCAGGCCTGCAGAAACCTGCCACTCAAGAATCCTGCTTCATCAAACGCTGTCAGAAACAACGTAAGACCCAGTGGTTTGTCTCCACATGGCAAGAG TGTTCAGCAACATGTGGCCGGGGTTATCAGGCACGCTTCATCAAGTGTGCTGAGAAG AACACTGCAGGAAAGTACAGAGAACTTACTGCCAAAAAGTGCCACCATGTCCCCAAGCCCAAAGTGGAACTTCAAAGGCCCTGCATCCTGGCTGAGTGTCCTACCCGCACTACTCCACCACTCTACCGATGGAGGACGCCTCATCACCTCTACCCACCTCAGCCTCTCCCTCAAGCTGCACCATCACCAGAGTGGGACTCGTCTCCTTGGTCTCAT TGCTCAGTAACATGTGGAGGAGGGGTGCAAGTCAGGACTGTGCAGTGTCAGATCCAGGGAAAGCCTGCTATTGGCTGTGTCCTCCATCTTCGACCCTCATTGTCTCAAGCCTGCAACACAAACTTCTGCCCACAACCAGAGAAGAAAG ATGTGGCTTGTAGGGATTACTTCAACTGGTGCTATCTTGTGCCTCAACATGGAGTCTGCAACCACAAGTTCTATGGCAAGCAATGCTGCCACTCCTGTTCAAATTCCAACCTATAA